A stretch of Fusarium fujikuroi IMI 58289 draft genome, chromosome FFUJ_chr10 DNA encodes these proteins:
- a CDS encoding related to oxidase yields the protein MKPCTLATLATALLSNQATALPTLDADTPIPLNAFKFGARDAKNPHLGVDPELIRKFASQAPTNLGKRVIDFDPKEQLVDVHGKHEFNPPDFEAGDVRGLCPGLNTLANHGYLPHNGVATFTQYVTAVGKVWGMAPDMSALLTTLGVVLGGNLVAVSQGGWSKYMSNNLLGLFGTPRGLSGSHPFFEVDGSPTRGDLYDPIGDNNNMNMTYFMELYNLQKDAENPNYSIDVLYEHNKNRWHQTIATNPYAWFGPASGWLVRASPYSFTARLAANRSAEHPDDGILDKEMLKAFFSVYGPEENMTYVIGHERIPENFYRRRYTDYGIAANALDIVTHSHPEVLSIGGNTNGVNTFVGIDFDDLAGGVINGKNLLQGNNLVCFALNAIKTVSPNALSSLFATLSSVTDVLFAALEPIMGAMDCPVYKDLSVNGTNWLDYNKKMYPGFKKAGGGW from the exons ATGAAGCCTTGTACTCTTGCGACTCTGGCCACGGCCTTGCTTTCCAACCAAGCCACCGCTCTCCCTACGCTTGATGCTGACACACCTATTCCCCTGAATGCTTTCAAGTTCGGTGCTCGTGATGCCAAGAATCCTCACCTTGGTGTTGATCCTGAGCTGATTCGCAAATTTGCCTCTCAGGCCCCTACCAACTTGGGCAAGAGGGTTATCGACTTTGACCCCAAGGAGCAGCTCGTTGATG TTCACGGCAAGCACGAGTTCAACCCACCCGACtttgaggctggtgatgtTCGAGGACTTTGCCCAGGATTGAACACTCTTGCCAACCATGGTTACCTCCCTCATAAC GGTGTTGCTACATTCACCCAGTATGTCACCGCTGTTGGTAAGGTCTGGGGAATGGCGCCCGACATGTCCGCTCTCCTCACGACTTTGGGCGTTGTTCTCGGCGGTAACCTCGTCGCTGTCTCTCAGGGTGGCTGGTCCAAGTACATGAGCAACAACCTCCTCGGACTCTTCGGAACTCCTCGTGGCCTCAGTGGTTCTCACCCCTTCTTCGAGGTTGACGGCAGCCCTACTCGTGGTGATCTCTACGACCCCATTGgtgacaacaacaacatgaaCATGACCTACTTCATGGAGCTCTACAACCTGCAAAAGGACGCTGAGAACCCCAACTACAGCATTGATGTTCTGTACGAGCACAACAAGAACCGCTGGCACCAGACCATTGCTACCAACCCCTACGCTTGGTTCGGCCCTGCTAGCGGCTGGCTCGTTCGCGCTAGCCCTTACTCTTTCACTGCTCGTCTTGCCGCCAATCGCTCTGCTGAGCATCCTGACGATGGTATCCTCGACAaggagatgctcaaggcctTTTTCTCTGTTTACGGACCTGAGGAGAACATGACCTACGTCATTGGGCATGAGCGTATCCCCGAGAACTTCTACCGCCGCCGTTATACCGACTATGGCATTGCTGCTAACGCGCTTGACATTGTTACTCACAGTCACCCCGAGGTCCTCAG CATCGGCGGTAACACCAACGGTGTCAACACCTTTGTCGGAATTGATTTCGACGACCTTGCTGGTGGAGTCATCAACGGCAAGAACCTTCTTCAGGGTAACAACCTTGTTTGCTTTGCTCTCAACGCTATCAAGACTGTCTCTCCAAACGCATTGTCATCTCTCTTCGCCACCTTGTCTTCTGTAACTGATGTCCTCTTCGCTGCTCTTGAGCCTATCATGGGAGCTATGGACTGCCCCGTGTACAAGGACTTGAGTGTCAACGGAACGAACTGGCTTGACTATAACAAGAAGATGTACCCTGGTTTCAAGAAGGCTGGTGGTGGCTGGTAA
- a CDS encoding related to integral membrane protein — MRLLSFSFFLAALLGLVNAASFTELAAQLPDCDVNQTFAGLTQACVLKNCTVKDSLTLMRVQNLACGVPVKSQQMKFRLNALVACILAEICVILRIYSKLKIFGKLGPDDYAILIAGFATVPYIWLACRLADLGFGLNIWDITPFERLYELLKLFWIDQIMYSVHLYSTKISILFFLRGIFTTSEFKKLTVSIGIFVCLCGAATMITTSLQCLPASYNWTSWDAEHKGHCNDLNSQTYAFGGINMACDIVILVLPINHLWKLQVKGRQKIQLFVMFSLGIVVTVFSIIRLPFLITLGKTTNPTWEYVEVTIWSIWETELGMVCASLPAIRHLFKHLWPNAMATIASKMSFSSTNKDSTLDKSAGSWGGSRGTRSKTDNKEYYELDERSLIGKGPDPATNVSSTNVHSMA; from the exons ATGCGTCTCCTGtcgttttctttcttcttagCGGCCCTACTCGGACTCGTTAATGCGGCCAGTTTTACTGAGCTAGCCGCTCAGCTCCCCGACTGCGATGTCA ATCAGACATTTGCAGGCTTGACGCAGGCTTGCGTGCTGAAGAACTGCACAGTCAAGGACTCACTGA CATTGATGAGAGTTCAGAACCTGGCTTGCGGTGTTCCGGTCAAGAGCCAGCAGATGAAGTTCAGGCTCAACGCGCTTGTTGCGTGTATCCTCGCCGAGATTTGTGTGATCTTGAGAATATACTCCAAACTAAAGATCTTTGGAAAGCTTGGCCCTGATGACTATGCGATTCTCATTGCAGGA TTTGCTACAGTGCCTTACATCTGGCTCGCGTGCAGACTTGCAGATCTTGGCTTCGGGCTAAACATCTGGGACATCACTCCGTTCGAGCGCCTGTACGAACTGCTAAAGCTCTTCTGGATAGACCAGATCATGTACAGTGTTCACTTGTATAGCACAAAGATCtcgattcttttctttctccggGGCATTTTCACTACTTCAgagttcaagaagttgaCTGTGTCGATTGGCATCTTTGTCTGCTTGTGCGGTGCTGCTACGATGATCACCACTTCACTCCAATGTCTTCCAGCTTCCTACAATTGGACAAGCTGGGATGCCGAGCACAAAGGCCACTGTAACGACCTCAACTCGCAGACTTATGCTTTTGGTGGAATCAACATGGCTTGTGATATTGTCATCCTGGTCTTGCCGATCAATCACCTTTGGAAGCTGCAGGTCAAGGGACGACAGAAGATTCAGCTCTTTGTTATGTTCAGTCTTGGCATTGT GGTTACGGTGTTTAGTATCATCCGTCTACCATTCCTGATCACATTAGGAAAGACGACCAACCCAACCT GGGAGTACGTTGAAGTCACTATCTGGTCTATCTGGGAAACGGAACTCGGCATGGTATGCGCAAGCCTCCCAGCCATCCGCCACCTGTTCAAGCATCTCTGGCCCAACGCCATGGCTACCATTGCCTCCAAgatgagcttctccagcACAAACAAGGACTCTACACTCGACAAGAGTGCTGGAAGCTGGGGTGGCAGCCGTGGGACTCGCTCCAAGACAGATAACAAGGAGTActatgagcttgatgagcgGAGTCTTATTGGCAAGGGGCCGGATCCTGCCACTAATGTGAGCTCCACCAACGTTCATTCGATGGCGTAG
- a CDS encoding related to non-ribosomal peptide synthetase, which produces MVASEKKKTFYGSAGLSLTRFLRFISSEYRILFTFVFALNLIGVIIFLWLWFLDGDANPNACGLATAINLAVSIVIREEHVVNGLYYVFTAFPKTSSLWLRSRMGKIYHLGGLHSGCGVAATFWFIMMSIEKTSFFNNTEDRDAAMWVYIVIIYMLDCLLIAMLVMSYPSVRAKIHNAFEVVHRLAGWSSLALLWCLTVLDATINTKPGDSPAAAVFSSAPVWLVFISTCCVISTWLNCRKVQVVSERLSSHALRMYFDYTNPQPGTTIRLSSRPLLEWHAFATVNNPKENGFSVVISNAGDWTKKVVNEPPREVWVRRTPTCGVLRIAPMFNSIVLVATGSGIAPCLPVILAQQTRVTLFWSTRDPMETYGPNIASIVLGMGDDAHIHNTSTMGRPNTLPTVLDLYKKTESEAVVVISNLKLTIDLVLDLQALGVPAFGPIWDS; this is translated from the coding sequence ATGGTTGCttccgagaagaagaagacctttTACGGGTCTGCTGGTCTGTCACTCACTCGCTTCTTGAGATTTATTTCCTCAGAATACCGCATTCTGTTCACGTTCGTTTTTGCCCTCAACCTCATTGGCGTTATTATCTTTCTATGGCTATGGTtccttgatggtgatgcaAACCCAAACGCCTGCGGCCTCGCAACAGCAATAAATCTCGCCGTCAGTATTGTTATTCGAGAGGAGCATGTCGTCAACGGCCTATACTATGTCTTCACAGCGTTTCCAAAAACATCATCACTCTGGCTGAGGTCACGGATGGGCAAGATCTACCATCTTGGAGGTCTGCATAGCGGCTGTGGAGTGGCAGCAACCTTCTGGTTCATCATGATGTCCATTGAGAAAACCAGTTTTTTCAATAACACTGAGGACCGAGATGCCGCCATGTGGGTGTACATTGTTATCATCTACATGCTGGACTGCCTTCTCATTGCAATGTTGGTCATGTCTTACCCCTCAGTGCGAGCGAAGATCCACAATGCTTTTGAAGTTGTTCATCGACTGGCTGGCTGGTCTtctctggctcttctctgGTGCCTTACGGTTCTCGATGCAACAATCAATACCAAGCCGGGTGATTCACCCGCTGCGGCTGTTTTCTCCAGTGCACCAGTTTGGctcgtcttcatctcaacCTGTTGTGTTATATCAACTTGGCTGAACTGTCGAAAAGTTCAAGTTGTCTCTGAGCGACTATCTTCACACGCTCTTCGGATGTATTTCGACTATACCAATCCTCAACCTGGAACAACCATTCGATTATCATCTCGACCTTTGTTGGAATGGCACGCCTTTGCCACGGTCAATAATCCAAAGGAAAATGGGTTCTCGGTAGTTATTTCAAATGCAGGGGACTGGACGAAGAAGGTCGTCAACGAGCCACCTCGTGAAGTCTGGGTCCGCCGTACGCCGACCTGCGGTGTCTTACGTATCGCCCCGATGTTTAACAGTATTGTTTTGGTTGCCACTGGTTCCGGAATTGCACCATGCCTTCCAGTCATTCTTGCACAGCAAACACGAGTAACTCTATTCTGGTCAACTCGAGATCCTATGGAGACCTACGGTCCAAATATTGCTTCTATTGTCCTAGGAATGGGGGATGATGCACATATTCACAACACCTCAACTATGGGCCGACCCAACACGCTTCCTACAGTCCTGGACCTGTACAAGAAGACAGAAAGCGAGGCTGTAGTAGTGATCTCTAATCTAAAACTGACGATCGACTTGGTCCTAGACTTGCAGGCTTTGGGAGTACCAGCTTTTGGTCCAATCTGGGATTCATAG
- a CDS encoding related to transcription activator amyR: MGFACDPCSIRKIKCSGDTPCKQCKATSLSCSYDRKRKKSGPKGPRKRTKEAILQAQRSSKHTRTDPDGEIRAQDLPEATSSTQHNGSSNSSPSGASQSPQGAQDMTIVSYDTRIPMSSFSYYLNIYHDCLYVVWPVIDHEVLLSRLRNPDNKIAYALAASICSATRAQLRLSNDDMGPSTYQMAYEAEQSRLMLDYSKHQIIDGLLTCFFLHVFYSNTGRITKSTLLLREAIAYAHILGLHQDLFYTDLEHNTIQYHLRIAWILFITDRAHSLQHDLPPTFKLSPTLPELHPQQDAGLGSAFCSLCRLFQAFDDACSPDVRSNQVGFLGAISSQLRARHPLPLCDNEIQRADIVVTDSWLRVVLWKAAIPYVDANTDPNDQGLSVSFPTSVARDLLAKLTTLSSCALETHGPGMMSKLFEVANSVADVIICAPDLADVDSAHVGPRDILCALSSLIASLRTTANPALLALLREKMMACALGQAGPGRPLQITDVPDDDLQAEEMNLVD; this comes from the exons ATGGGCTTCGCCTGCGACCCTTGTTCCATCAGAAAAATAAAATGTAGTGGAGATACGCCGTGTAAGCAATGCAAAGCGACCTCTTTATCCTGCTCATACGATAGGAAGCGCAAGAAGTCGGGACCAAAAGGGCCCAGGAAGCGTACCAAAGAGGCCATCTTACAGGCTCAGAGATCTTCAAAGCATACAAGAACCGACCCTGATGGTGAAATTCGGGCTCAAGACTTGCCTGAAGCTACTTCATCCACGCAGCACAATGGGTCATCGAATAGTTCGCCAAGTGGCGCCTCCCAGAGTCCCCAAGGCGCGCAGGATATGACGATTGTTAGCTATGATACTCGGATACCCATGTCATCCTTCAGCTACTACTTGAACATATATCACGACTGTTTATATGTTGTATGGCCCGTCATAGACCATGAAGTACTTCTCTCCCGGCTCCGTAACCCCGATAACAAGATTGCATACGCCCTTGCCGCATCAATATGCTCAGCAACTCGAGCTCAGCTTCGCCTTTCGAATGATGATATGGGCCCTTCAACGTATCAAATGGCATACGAAGCCGAACAATCTCGTCTTATGCTCGACTACTCGAAGCATCAGATCATCGATGGACTGTTAACatgcttcttcctccatgTCTTCTACTCCAACACAGGACGAATTACAAAGTCTACACTacttcttcgagaagccATCGCATATGCACATATCCTTGGACTTCATCAAGACTTGTTTTATACTGATTTGGAACACAATACGATCCAGTATCATCTTCGCATCGCGTGGATCTTGTTCATCACGGACAG GGCTCACTCCCTTCAACACGACCTGCCTCCTACATTTAAGCTCAGTCCGACACTGCCGGAACTCCATCCACAACAGGACGCGGGGCTTGGCTCAGCATTCTGCAGTTTATGTAGACTATTCCAAGCTTTTGACGACGCCTGCTCTCCAGATGTCAGGTCCAACCAGGTTGGCTTCTTGGGTGCCATTAGTTCACAATTGAGGGCGcggcatcctcttcctctttgcgACAATGAGATCCAGCGAGCCGACATCGTTGTAACTGACTCTTGGCTGCGTGTCGTGCTATGGAAAGCGGCTATTCCATATGTTGACGCAAATACCGACCCAAATGATCAAGGTCTAAGTGTCTCGTTTCCCACGTCTGTTGCGAGAGATTTACTGGCGAAACTGACCACTCTGTCCTCCTGCGCTCTCGAGACGCATGGCCCTGGAATG ATGTCGAAATTGTTTGAAGTCGCGAACTCGGTGGCAGACGTCATTATCTGCGCCCCTGACCTCGCAGATGTAGATTCGGCTCATGTTGGCCCCCGAGATATTCTTTGCGCCCTGAGCAGCTTGATCGCCTCGTTGCGGACGACAGCCAACCCTGCGCTTCTCGCCCTGTTGcgagagaagatgatggcctgTGCATTAGGCCAGGCAGGGCCAGGAAGGCCGTTGCAGATCACGGATGTCCCGGATGATGATCTACAAGCTGAAGAGATGAATCTAGTAGACTAA